Within the Gordonia westfalica genome, the region TGCGCGCACCCAACTCGTAGGCGGCGCGGAACGCACGGATGGCGATCTCACCCCGGTTGGCAACCAGAACCTTGTCGAACATCGGGTGTTCCCTTTTCTCCCGCTGCGGCATTTTTCTCGAATTGTCTCTGGTCCGTTCGATCGACGGACCAGTGCAGTACATCACGTGATACTACTCACGCCGCAACCCACCCCGATCATCCCGCGAGACCTCCCCCAACCGTTCCGAAAAAGACTGCCGGACAAGATAATCGGGTCAGATTGCGCGGGCGTTGTCAAACACTCTCAGCACAGGTGGGCAAGGTGAGAGATCACCAGAGCGAGATATGACCGAATACCGACCGATCGCTCTGTCGAGAATTGTTGCCCGGCGACATCCGGATTACGAAGAATTCGGTCCGAATCGCGCAACCCGACCGCGCCGACGGCAGTGACCTACGCCGCAGGCTTTGGTCCGGCGGGCCGCCCACAACTAGCGTCGTCTCCACGATTCGTCACACCGGCCAGGAGGGTCAGCATCGTGGGCTTCACACGCTTCGTCGCACTCGGGGATTCGTTCACCGAGGGTGTCGGCGACACGGACCCGACCCGCCCCAACGGTCTGCGCGGCTGGGCCGATCGCGTCGCCGAACAGCTCGCCGCACACGAGGACGACTTCAGCTACGCGAACCTCGCCGTCCGCGGCCGCCTGGTCGACGCGGTCATCGCCGAACAGCTCGACGCGGCCGTCGCGATGAAGCCCGACCTGGTCACCCTCTATGCGGGCGGCAACGACCTCATGCGCCCGTCGGTGGACCTCGACGCGCTGCTGGCCCGCTACGACGCCGCGATCGGCAAACTGGTCGCCACCGGTGCGACGGTCGTCGTCTTCACCGCCTACGACACGGGCTGGGCCCCGGTCTTCCGCAAGCTGCGCGGCCGCATCGCCATCTACAACGAACTGCTCCGCGAGATCGCCGACCGGCACGACGTCGTTCTCTTCGACTACTGGCGACTCGAGGGCTACGACGACTACCGCATGTGGGACACCGACCGCCTGCACATGTCACCCCTGGGCCACACGCGCATGGCCGCGGAGGTCCTGGACCTGCTCGGTGTGGAGCACGGCATCACCCCCGTCGAGCTCGAGGCCGCGGCCGAGCTGACCCGCCGCGAACAGCGTCGACAGAACGCCGAATGGGCGCGCACCTTCCTCGGACCCTGGGTGATGCGGCGGGTGCGTGGCATCTCCTCCGGCGACGGCGTGACGCCGCGCTGGCCCGACCCCGTGTCGGGTGCGGATCTGCTCGGGCGCTGAGAC harbors:
- a CDS encoding SGNH/GDSL hydrolase family protein, translated to MGFTRFVALGDSFTEGVGDTDPTRPNGLRGWADRVAEQLAAHEDDFSYANLAVRGRLVDAVIAEQLDAAVAMKPDLVTLYAGGNDLMRPSVDLDALLARYDAAIGKLVATGATVVVFTAYDTGWAPVFRKLRGRIAIYNELLREIADRHDVVLFDYWRLEGYDDYRMWDTDRLHMSPLGHTRMAAEVLDLLGVEHGITPVELEAAAELTRREQRRQNAEWARTFLGPWVMRRVRGISSGDGVTPRWPDPVSGADLLGR